One window from the genome of Streptomyces sp. NBC_00287 encodes:
- a CDS encoding acetate--CoA ligase family protein encodes MAEDRVLRVRTLLDSVRAEGRTALTAPEGKVIADAYGIAVPGEELATDVDEAVAYAARFAGPVVMKIVSPDILHKTDAGGVIVGVEGAVDVRAAFHKIIDNARAYDASARIEGVQVQELLPKGQEVIVGAVTDPTFGKVVAFGLGGVLVEVLKDVTFRLAPLDADEALSMLDSIRSAEILRGVRGQAAVDRWAIAEQIRRVSQLVADFPEIAEVDLNPVIATPEAAVAADIRVILAEKQPPPRRKYTREEILTSMRRLMQPSSVAVIGASNEQGKIGNSVMRNLVDGGFAGEIHPVNPKADDILGRKAYKSVTDVPGEVDVAVFAIPAKFVASALEEVGRKKIPNAVLIPSGFAETGEHELQAEIVAIAERHGVRLLGPNIYGYYSTWQDLCATFCTPYDVKGGVALTSQSGGIGMAILGFARTTKTGVSAIVGLGNKSDLDEDDLLTWFGEDPHTECIAMHLEDLKDGRAFVEAARATVPKKPVVVLKAGRTAAGAKAAGSHTGALAGDDAVYDDILRQAGVIRAPGLNDMLEYARALPVLPAPKGDNIVIITGAGGSGVLLSDAVTDNGLSLMEIPPDLDEAFRKFIPPFGAAGNPVDITGGEPPSTYEATIRLGLEDPRIHALVLGYWHTIVTPPMVFAELTARVVAEFRERGIEKPVVASLAGDVEVEDACQYLYERGVVAYPYTTEKPVAVLGAKYRWARAAGLLGGGS; translated from the coding sequence ATGGCCGAAGACCGGGTCCTGAGGGTGCGCACGCTCCTCGACTCCGTACGGGCCGAGGGACGCACCGCGCTGACCGCGCCCGAGGGCAAGGTGATCGCCGACGCGTACGGGATCGCCGTACCCGGGGAGGAACTCGCCACCGACGTCGACGAGGCGGTGGCGTATGCGGCGCGCTTCGCCGGCCCCGTGGTGATGAAGATCGTCTCTCCGGACATCCTGCACAAGACCGACGCCGGCGGAGTGATCGTCGGCGTGGAGGGTGCGGTCGACGTACGGGCGGCATTCCACAAAATCATCGACAACGCGCGCGCGTACGACGCGTCCGCGCGCATCGAGGGCGTCCAGGTACAGGAACTGCTGCCGAAGGGGCAGGAGGTCATCGTCGGCGCGGTGACGGATCCGACGTTCGGCAAGGTCGTCGCCTTCGGGCTCGGCGGGGTGCTGGTCGAGGTCCTCAAGGACGTCACCTTCCGGCTCGCTCCCCTGGACGCGGACGAGGCGCTGTCGATGCTGGACTCGATCCGGTCGGCGGAGATCCTGCGCGGCGTGCGCGGCCAAGCAGCCGTGGACCGATGGGCGATCGCGGAGCAGATCCGCCGGGTGTCCCAACTGGTCGCGGACTTCCCCGAGATCGCCGAAGTGGATCTCAACCCGGTGATCGCCACGCCGGAGGCCGCGGTCGCCGCCGACATCCGCGTGATCCTCGCCGAGAAGCAGCCGCCGCCCCGCCGGAAGTACACGCGCGAGGAGATCCTCACCTCTATGCGCCGTCTGATGCAGCCCTCCTCGGTCGCCGTGATCGGCGCCTCCAACGAGCAGGGGAAGATCGGCAATTCGGTGATGCGCAATCTCGTCGACGGCGGCTTCGCCGGGGAGATCCATCCGGTGAACCCCAAGGCCGATGACATTCTGGGCCGCAAGGCGTACAAGAGTGTCACGGACGTTCCCGGTGAGGTGGATGTGGCGGTCTTCGCTATCCCCGCCAAGTTCGTGGCCTCGGCCCTGGAGGAGGTGGGACGTAAGAAGATCCCCAACGCCGTGCTGATCCCGTCCGGATTCGCGGAGACCGGGGAACACGAGCTCCAGGCCGAGATCGTGGCCATCGCCGAGCGGCACGGCGTCCGGCTGCTCGGGCCGAACATCTACGGCTACTACTCGACGTGGCAAGACCTGTGCGCCACATTCTGCACGCCTTACGACGTCAAGGGCGGCGTGGCGCTGACCTCGCAGTCCGGTGGCATCGGCATGGCCATCCTGGGCTTCGCCCGCACCACGAAGACGGGTGTGTCGGCGATCGTCGGGCTCGGCAACAAGTCGGATCTGGACGAGGACGACCTGCTGACCTGGTTCGGAGAGGACCCGCACACCGAGTGCATCGCGATGCACCTGGAGGACCTCAAGGACGGGCGCGCCTTTGTGGAGGCCGCTCGGGCGACCGTACCGAAGAAGCCTGTCGTGGTGCTCAAGGCCGGCCGGACCGCCGCTGGAGCCAAGGCGGCCGGATCGCACACGGGGGCCCTCGCGGGCGACGACGCCGTGTACGACGACATCCTGCGGCAGGCCGGGGTCATCCGGGCGCCCGGTCTCAACGACATGCTGGAGTACGCGCGCGCGTTGCCGGTACTTCCCGCCCCCAAGGGCGACAACATCGTGATCATCACGGGGGCCGGCGGCAGCGGGGTGCTGCTGTCCGACGCGGTCACCGACAACGGCCTGTCCCTGATGGAGATCCCGCCCGACCTGGACGAGGCCTTCCGGAAGTTCATCCCGCCTTTCGGGGCCGCGGGCAACCCGGTCGACATCACCGGGGGCGAGCCGCCGTCGACGTACGAGGCGACGATCCGGCTCGGCCTTGAGGATCCTCGCATTCACGCACTGGTCCTCGGCTACTGGCACACCATCGTCACTCCCCCCATGGTCTTCGCCGAGCTCACCGCGCGCGTGGTGGCCGAGTTCCGCGAGCGCGGGATCGAGAAGCCGGTGGTGGCGTCGCTGGCGGGCGACGTCGAGGTCGAGGACGCCTGCCAGTACCTGTACGAGCGAGGGGTCGTGGCGTACCCGTACACGACGGAGAAGCCGGTGGCCGTGCTCGGGGCGAAGTACCGCTGGGCGCGGGCGGCGGGGCTGTTGGGGGGCGGTTCATGA
- the frc gene encoding formyl-CoA transferase, with protein MTGTPTKALEGIRVLDMTHVQSGPSATQLLAWLGADVVKLEAPTGDITRKQLRDLPEVDSLYFTMLNCNKRSITLNTKTERGKELLTELIRRSDVMVENFGPGAVDRMGFTWDRIQEINPRIVYASIKGFGDGPYTNFKAYEVVAQAMGGSMSTTGFEDGPPLATGAQIGDSGTGVHAVAGILAALFQRETTGRGQRVNVAMQHAVLNLCRVKLRDQQRLTHGPLAEYPNEDFGTEVPRSGNASGGGQPGWAVKCAPGGPNDYVYVIVQPVGWKPLSELIGRPELAQDPEWATPEARLPKLNKMFQLIEEWSSTLPKWEVLEKLNAHNIPCGPILSTKEIIEDSSLVANEMVVTVPHPERGDFVTVGSPLKLSDSPVEVTSSPLLGQHNEEVFIGELGLGDEELRLLKSNGVI; from the coding sequence ATGACTGGAACGCCTACCAAGGCCCTCGAAGGCATCCGCGTCCTGGACATGACGCACGTCCAGTCCGGTCCCTCCGCGACCCAGCTGCTCGCCTGGCTCGGCGCGGACGTCGTCAAGCTGGAGGCGCCGACCGGCGACATCACGCGCAAGCAGCTGCGTGACCTCCCCGAAGTGGACTCCCTCTACTTCACGATGCTCAACTGCAACAAGCGGAGCATCACCCTCAACACCAAGACCGAGCGCGGCAAGGAGCTTCTCACCGAGCTGATCCGGCGCTCCGACGTCATGGTCGAGAACTTCGGTCCGGGCGCGGTCGACCGGATGGGCTTCACCTGGGACCGCATCCAGGAGATCAATCCACGGATCGTCTATGCCTCCATCAAGGGGTTCGGGGACGGCCCGTACACCAACTTCAAGGCGTACGAGGTCGTCGCGCAGGCCATGGGCGGGTCGATGTCGACGACCGGCTTCGAGGACGGACCGCCGCTGGCGACGGGGGCCCAGATCGGGGACTCGGGCACGGGCGTCCACGCGGTGGCGGGGATTCTCGCGGCGCTGTTCCAGCGCGAGACCACCGGGCGTGGTCAGCGGGTGAACGTGGCCATGCAGCACGCGGTGCTCAACCTCTGCCGGGTGAAGCTGCGCGACCAGCAGCGCCTGACCCATGGCCCACTCGCTGAATATCCCAACGAGGACTTCGGCACGGAGGTTCCCCGCTCCGGAAACGCCTCCGGCGGCGGCCAGCCGGGCTGGGCGGTCAAGTGCGCGCCGGGCGGCCCGAACGACTACGTGTACGTCATCGTGCAGCCCGTCGGCTGGAAGCCGCTCAGCGAGCTCATCGGCCGGCCCGAACTGGCCCAGGACCCCGAGTGGGCAACGCCGGAGGCCCGGCTGCCCAAGCTGAACAAGATGTTCCAGCTGATCGAGGAGTGGTCCTCGACCCTGCCCAAGTGGGAGGTGCTGGAGAAGCTCAACGCGCACAACATCCCGTGCGGTCCGATCCTCTCCACCAAGGAGATCATCGAGGACTCCTCGCTGGTCGCCAACGAGATGGTCGTCACCGTGCCGCACCCCGAGCGGGGCGATTTCGTGACCGTCGGCAGCCCGCTGAAGCTGTCCGACTCCCCCGTGGAGGTGACCAGTTCACCGCTGCTCGGCCAGCACAACGAAGAGGTCTTCATCGGCGAGCTCGGCCTCGGTGACGAGGAACTGCGCCTGCTCAAGTCGAACGGAGTGATCTGA
- a CDS encoding thiamine pyrophosphate-binding protein, whose product MPDDTQDVISGGHLVAKALKAEGVDRIYTLCGGHIIDIYDGCVDEGIEVVDVRHEQVAAHAADGYARITGKPGCAVVTAGPGTTDAVTGVANAFRAESPMLLIGGQGALTQHKMGSLQDLPHVDMMTPITKFAAAVPDTARAADMVSMAFRECYHGAPGPSFLEIPRDVLDAKVPTAKARVPRPGAYRASTRSAGDPEAIEKLADLLVHAEKPAILLGSQVWTTRGTEAAIELVRTLNIPAYMNGAGRGTLPPGDPHHFQLSRRYAFSGADVIVIVGTPFDFRMGYGKRLSPDATVVQIDLDYRTVGKNRDIDLGIVGDAGLVLKAVTEAASGRLNGGASKRKEWLDELRSAEQTAIEKRLPHLRSDASPIHPYRLVSEINDFLTEDSIYIGDGGDIVTFSGQVVQPKSPGHWMDPGPLGTLGVGVPFVLAAKQARPDKEVVALFGDGAFSLTGWDFETLVRYNLPFVGIVGNNSSMNQIRYGQKAKYGEARERVGNTLGDVHYDKFAQMLGGYGEEVRDPADIGPALQRARESGRPSLINVWVDPDAYAPGTMNQTMYK is encoded by the coding sequence ATGCCCGACGACACCCAGGACGTCATTTCCGGTGGTCATCTCGTAGCCAAGGCCTTGAAGGCCGAGGGGGTCGACCGCATCTACACCTTGTGCGGCGGCCACATCATCGACATCTACGACGGCTGCGTCGACGAGGGCATCGAAGTCGTCGATGTACGCCACGAGCAGGTCGCCGCGCACGCCGCCGACGGTTACGCCCGCATCACCGGCAAGCCCGGCTGCGCCGTCGTCACCGCGGGTCCCGGTACGACCGACGCGGTCACCGGCGTCGCCAACGCCTTCCGCGCCGAGTCCCCGATGCTGCTGATCGGCGGCCAGGGGGCCCTCACCCAGCACAAGATGGGGTCCCTGCAGGACCTCCCGCACGTCGACATGATGACGCCGATCACCAAGTTCGCGGCGGCCGTGCCGGACACGGCGCGCGCGGCGGACATGGTGTCCATGGCGTTCCGCGAGTGCTACCACGGCGCGCCCGGGCCCTCCTTCCTGGAGATCCCCCGGGACGTCCTCGACGCCAAGGTGCCCACGGCCAAGGCGCGCGTGCCCCGGCCCGGCGCCTACCGCGCCTCGACCCGCTCCGCCGGCGACCCCGAGGCGATCGAGAAGCTCGCCGACCTGCTCGTACACGCCGAGAAGCCCGCGATCCTGCTGGGCAGCCAGGTGTGGACGACCCGCGGCACCGAGGCCGCCATCGAGCTGGTCCGCACCCTCAACATCCCCGCGTACATGAACGGCGCCGGACGCGGCACCCTGCCGCCCGGCGACCCGCATCACTTCCAGCTCTCACGCCGGTACGCCTTCTCGGGCGCCGACGTCATCGTCATCGTCGGTACGCCCTTCGACTTCCGCATGGGCTACGGCAAGCGGCTGTCGCCGGACGCGACCGTCGTACAGATCGACCTCGACTACCGGACCGTCGGCAAGAACCGCGACATCGACCTCGGCATCGTCGGCGACGCGGGACTGGTGCTCAAGGCGGTCACCGAGGCCGCCTCCGGACGCCTCAACGGCGGCGCGTCCAAGCGCAAGGAGTGGCTGGACGAGCTGCGCTCGGCCGAGCAGACCGCGATCGAGAAGCGGCTGCCGCACCTGCGCTCGGACGCCTCCCCCATCCACCCGTACCGACTGGTGAGCGAGATCAACGACTTCCTCACCGAGGACTCCATCTACATCGGCGACGGCGGGGACATCGTCACCTTCTCCGGTCAGGTGGTGCAGCCCAAGTCGCCCGGCCACTGGATGGACCCGGGCCCGCTCGGCACCCTCGGCGTCGGCGTCCCCTTCGTCCTCGCGGCCAAGCAGGCACGCCCGGACAAGGAGGTCGTCGCCCTCTTCGGCGACGGCGCCTTCTCCCTCACCGGCTGGGACTTCGAGACCCTGGTCCGCTACAACCTCCCCTTCGTCGGCATCGTCGGCAACAACTCCTCGATGAACCAGATCCGTTACGGCCAGAAGGCCAAGTACGGCGAGGCACGCGAGCGCGTCGGCAACACCCTCGGCGACGTCCACTACGACAAGTTCGCGCAGATGCTGGGCGGTTACGGCGAGGAGGTCCGCGACCCCGCCGACATCGGCCCCGCGTTGCAGCGCGCCCGCGAGTCTGGGAGGCCCTCGCTGATCAACGTCTGGGTCGACCCGGACGCATACGCCCCCGGAACCATGAACCAGACCATGTACAAGTGA
- the sucC gene encoding ADP-forming succinate--CoA ligase subunit beta, giving the protein MDLYEHQARELFEEHGILVPRAEVTDSAKEAREIARRLGGRVVVKAQVKTGGRGKAGGVKLAADPAAAELTARQILGMDIKGHLVGKVMLAQPVDIETEFYVSYVLDRAAGRFLAIASAEGGMEIEEVAASRPEAVARVHIDPAEGVTSAKASEIAEAAGLPPQTVDVLVRLWEVLVREDAVLVEVNPLVRTRQGQILALDGKVTLDDNAGFRQARWGAEGEAHDDPLEAAAAAKGLNYVKLDGEVGIIGNGAGLVMSTLDVVAGCGARPANFLDIGGGASAQIMADGLSVILSDPAVKSVFVNVFGGITACDAVADGIVKALDEVRLTKPLVVRLDGNNAARGRAILDEHAHPLVEQATTMDGAARRAAQLATSA; this is encoded by the coding sequence ATGGACTTGTACGAGCACCAGGCAAGGGAACTCTTCGAGGAACACGGCATCTTGGTGCCGAGAGCCGAGGTGACGGACTCGGCGAAGGAGGCGCGCGAGATCGCTCGCCGGCTCGGCGGACGTGTCGTCGTCAAGGCACAGGTGAAGACGGGCGGGCGCGGCAAGGCAGGCGGAGTCAAGCTCGCCGCGGACCCGGCCGCCGCCGAACTGACGGCCCGCCAGATCCTCGGCATGGACATCAAGGGCCATCTCGTCGGCAAGGTGATGCTGGCCCAACCCGTGGACATCGAGACGGAGTTCTACGTCTCCTACGTCCTCGACCGAGCCGCCGGCCGCTTCCTCGCCATCGCCTCCGCCGAAGGCGGCATGGAGATCGAGGAGGTCGCCGCCAGCAGGCCGGAGGCGGTGGCCCGCGTCCATATCGACCCGGCCGAGGGCGTCACCTCGGCGAAGGCGAGCGAGATCGCCGAGGCGGCCGGGCTCCCGCCACAGACCGTCGACGTCCTGGTACGGCTGTGGGAGGTGCTGGTCCGCGAGGACGCCGTGCTCGTCGAGGTCAACCCGCTCGTCCGTACCCGGCAGGGGCAGATCCTCGCCCTCGACGGCAAGGTCACTCTCGACGACAACGCCGGTTTCCGGCAGGCGCGTTGGGGCGCCGAGGGCGAGGCGCACGACGACCCGCTGGAGGCGGCCGCGGCGGCCAAGGGCCTCAACTACGTCAAGCTCGACGGCGAGGTGGGCATCATCGGCAACGGCGCGGGACTCGTCATGTCGACGCTCGACGTGGTCGCCGGCTGCGGTGCCCGCCCCGCCAACTTCCTCGACATCGGCGGCGGAGCCTCGGCCCAGATCATGGCCGACGGACTGTCCGTGATCCTCTCCGACCCGGCCGTGAAGTCGGTCTTCGTCAATGTCTTCGGCGGCATCACCGCCTGTGACGCGGTCGCCGACGGCATCGTAAAGGCCCTGGACGAGGTGCGGTTGACCAAGCCGCTCGTCGTGCGCCTCGACGGCAACAACGCGGCGCGCGGCCGCGCCATCCTCGACGAGCACGCCCACCCGCTGGTCGAGCAGGCCACCACCATGGACGGCGCCGCCCGTCGAGCCGCCCAACTCGCCACCTCAGCCTAA
- the sucD gene encoding succinate--CoA ligase subunit alpha: MAIYLTKESKVLVQGMTGGEGMKHTRRMLAAGTNVVGGVNPRKAGRTVDFDDRAVPVFGSVGEGMAETGADVSVVFVPPAFAKAAVVEAADAGIGLAVVITEGIPVHDSVAFTAYAKDKGTRVIGPNCPGLITPGQSNAGIIPADITKPGRIGLVSKSGTLTYQLMYELRDIGFSTCVGIGGDPVIGTTHIDCLAAFQDDPDTELIVVIGEIGGDAEERAAAYIRDHVTKPVVGYIAGFTAPEGKTMGHAGAIVSGSSGTAAAKKEALEAAGVRVGSTPTETARLVLARLEERR; encoded by the coding sequence ATGGCGATCTACCTCACCAAGGAGAGCAAGGTCCTCGTCCAGGGCATGACCGGCGGCGAGGGCATGAAGCACACCCGGCGCATGCTCGCGGCCGGCACCAACGTCGTCGGCGGCGTCAACCCCCGCAAGGCGGGCCGCACCGTCGACTTCGACGACCGGGCCGTCCCCGTCTTCGGCTCGGTCGGCGAAGGCATGGCGGAGACCGGCGCGGACGTCAGCGTCGTCTTCGTGCCGCCCGCCTTCGCCAAGGCCGCCGTCGTCGAGGCAGCCGACGCCGGCATCGGCCTCGCGGTCGTCATCACCGAGGGCATCCCCGTGCACGACTCCGTCGCCTTCACGGCATACGCGAAGGACAAGGGCACGCGCGTCATCGGCCCCAACTGCCCCGGCCTGATCACCCCAGGGCAGTCCAACGCGGGCATCATCCCCGCCGACATCACCAAGCCGGGCCGTATCGGCCTGGTCTCCAAGTCCGGCACGCTCACCTACCAACTCATGTACGAACTCCGCGACATCGGCTTCTCGACCTGCGTCGGCATCGGCGGTGACCCGGTGATCGGGACCACCCACATCGACTGCCTCGCCGCCTTCCAGGACGACCCCGACACCGAACTCATCGTCGTCATCGGGGAGATCGGCGGCGATGCGGAGGAACGCGCTGCCGCGTACATCCGCGACCACGTCACCAAGCCCGTCGTCGGCTACATCGCCGGATTCACCGCCCCCGAAGGCAAGACCATGGGCCACGCCGGCGCCATCGTCTCCGGCTCCTCCGGTACGGCGGCGGCCAAGAAGGAGGCGCTGGAGGCGGCCGGGGTACGGGTGGGGAGCACGCCGACGGAGACGGCAAGGCTCGTGCTCGCGCGGCTCGAAGAACGGCGGTAG